One window of the Pseudarthrobacter sp. ATCC 49987 genome contains the following:
- a CDS encoding MFS transporter, whose product MNFALYRELLAVRPIRRLLLVGMVARIPHSAAGVLLTLHIVLTLGQGYAAAGAAAAVMTIGIAVGAPWRGRRVDTVGLRRALIPSVISETIIWSIVPHVSYELLLPLVFVGGLLTLPIFSVVRQSLGVLATGEQRRTAFALDAISTELVFMIGPAAGALVATAGFSVLGLTIVGIATSVSGLFLMWFNPPTRSAESGATSDSLSGAAFDSSQQEAAEAALVAAAPAHLQEAAAGFATLAAAGDRRQERSGLRHKVIHNFAWFTTAVAAVFAVAAGAGMVLSGTDVGIVAALETGGHQAEIGLVFLFWCAASVVGGVIYGAMHRPISPILLLLGMSALTIPMAFAQDTWTLSLLSLLPGLLCAPVLSAASEKVAELVDERRRGEAMGWYGSALTGGVALGAPLAGVFIDGIGPSAGFVAVGVGGVVLCFLGLVLQHRRRRRLAAA is encoded by the coding sequence TCGCGCTTTACCGGGAGCTGCTGGCCGTTCGGCCGATCCGGCGGCTCCTGCTGGTCGGGATGGTTGCCCGCATACCGCACTCCGCGGCCGGGGTCCTGCTGACCCTGCACATCGTCCTGACCCTCGGCCAGGGCTACGCGGCGGCCGGGGCCGCGGCCGCCGTGATGACCATCGGCATTGCCGTCGGCGCCCCCTGGCGCGGCCGGCGCGTCGACACCGTGGGCCTGCGCCGGGCCCTCATTCCCTCCGTCATTTCCGAGACCATCATTTGGTCGATCGTGCCGCACGTGTCCTACGAGCTGCTGCTGCCGCTGGTGTTCGTCGGCGGCCTGCTGACCCTGCCGATCTTCAGTGTGGTGCGCCAGTCCCTCGGCGTCCTCGCCACGGGGGAGCAGCGCCGCACGGCCTTTGCGTTGGACGCCATCTCCACCGAACTGGTCTTTATGATTGGTCCCGCCGCGGGTGCCCTGGTCGCGACCGCCGGGTTCTCGGTCCTCGGGCTGACCATCGTTGGCATCGCCACCTCGGTGTCCGGGCTCTTCCTGATGTGGTTCAACCCGCCGACCCGCAGCGCGGAGTCCGGGGCCACGTCCGATTCATTGTCCGGCGCTGCCTTCGATTCCAGCCAGCAGGAGGCCGCGGAGGCAGCCCTCGTCGCCGCTGCCCCGGCCCACCTGCAGGAGGCCGCCGCCGGGTTCGCCACGCTGGCCGCCGCCGGGGACCGGCGCCAGGAGCGGTCCGGGTTGCGGCACAAGGTCATCCACAACTTCGCCTGGTTCACCACCGCCGTGGCCGCGGTCTTCGCCGTCGCGGCCGGGGCCGGGATGGTCCTCAGCGGCACCGACGTCGGAATCGTGGCCGCCCTCGAGACCGGCGGGCACCAGGCCGAAATCGGGCTGGTGTTCCTGTTCTGGTGCGCGGCCTCTGTGGTCGGCGGCGTGATCTACGGTGCCATGCACCGGCCCATCTCACCGATCCTGCTGCTGCTGGGCATGTCGGCGCTGACCATCCCGATGGCCTTCGCGCAGGACACCTGGACCCTCAGCCTGCTCTCGCTCCTGCCGGGCCTGCTGTGCGCGCCCGTGCTGTCGGCAGCGTCGGAAAAGGTCGCCGAACTGGTGGACGAGCGCCGCCGCGGCGAGGCGATGGGCTGGTACGGTTCGGCACTGACCGGAGGCGTCGCCCTCGGCGCGCCGCTCGCCGGGGTCTTCATCGACGGCATCGGCCCCTCAGCCGGATTCGTGGCCGTGGGGGTGGGCGGCGTTGTGCTGTGCTTTCTCGGTCTTGTGCTGCAGCACCGCCGCCGGCGGCGCCTCGCCGCAGCCTGA
- a CDS encoding DUF1844 domain-containing protein → MSTADSNSHVYEPAGVQADVSQQIRDISEVPAIEVITTAAVHLMSAAAVKLGLAAEENAEELKDLDEARKLITALAGLVTAAAPEIGSQHAGPLRDGLRSLQLAFREESIIPDAPGKGPGEKYTGPVN, encoded by the coding sequence ATGAGCACAGCAGATAGTAATTCACACGTTTACGAGCCCGCCGGCGTCCAGGCCGACGTCTCACAGCAGATCCGCGACATCTCCGAGGTGCCCGCGATCGAGGTCATCACCACCGCCGCCGTGCACCTCATGAGCGCCGCCGCCGTAAAACTCGGCCTCGCCGCCGAGGAGAACGCCGAAGAGCTCAAGGACCTTGACGAGGCCCGCAAGCTGATCACGGCCCTGGCCGGGCTGGTCACCGCCGCGGCGCCCGAGATCGGTTCCCAGCACGCCGGACCGTTGCGCGACGGACTGCGTTCCCTGCAGCTGGCCTTCCGTGAGGAGTCCATCATTCCGGATGCGCCGGGCAAGGGCCCGGGCGAGAAGTACACCGGCCCGGTGAACTAG